A DNA window from Rhipicephalus sanguineus isolate Rsan-2018 chromosome 8, BIME_Rsan_1.4, whole genome shotgun sequence contains the following coding sequences:
- the LOC119403391 gene encoding uncharacterized protein LOC119403391: protein MADDEDQRSRRNPPKKPRRRSSSGDDTGPPEQPPRIPPPPNAPSTCDKEVQTVFQINADVTENLEFIIEQRSRLTGPHPRDSSAVGSGSVAGPSEAPGLPSSEAPRKPPEPKDVAMGAASSSAPTASGSQAKPINTACILAQRHQQSEFGSITVLPVEDQPHAATSGFAAPSASAWKGDKDSGCRCFCTCNWPIPKSSHHTSVDSASPSPVPRAKSQYSRPEPHPDSLKVEELPCDLEEDEPTVQRRKTFSSQGVNTMYTFLCKRQIQMHAPPPPTPPQHPARQPPKKQLDEPEEKMDEGNDGDSAP from the coding sequence ATGGCCGATGACGAGGATCAGAGAAGCCGACGGAATCCGCCGAAAAAACCACGACGCCGTTCGTCGAGCGGTGATGATACCGGGCCTCCCGAACAGCCTCCACGCATCCCGCCACCACCCAACGCTCCGTCTACTTGCGACAAGGAGGTTCAGACTGTGTTTCAGATAAACGCCGACGTTACGGAAAACCTGGAATTCATAATCGAGCAGCGCTCACGCCTTACGGGTCCGCACCCCCGGGATTCCTCGGCGGTTGGCAGCGGCTCGGTGGCCGGACCATCCGAGGCGCCCGGACTTCCATCCAGTGAAGCCCCGAGGAAACCACCGGAGCCGAAGGATGTCGCCATGGGAGCCGCGTCATCCTCAGCACCCACCGCCAGCGGAAGCCAGGCGAAGCCGATAAACACGGCATGTATTCTCGCACAGCGCCACCAGCAGTCGGAGTTCGGGTCCATAACGGTGCTTCCGGTCGAAGACCAGCCTCACGCTGCAACATCGGGCTTCGCCGCACCGAGCGCCTCGGCCTGGAAAGGTGATAAGGATTCAGGTTGCCGTTGTTTCTGCACTTGCAATTGGCCCATCCCGAAATCATCACATCATACCAGTGTTGACAGCGCCAGCCCTTCTCCGGTACCTCGTGCGAAATCGCAGTATTCCCGCCCCGAGCCACACCCCGACTCGTTAAAGGTAGAGGAACTTCCTTGCGATCTTGAAGAGGACGAGCCGACCGTTCAACGGCGGAAGACCTTTAGCAGCCAGGGCGTTAACACCATGTATACCTTCCTCTGTAAGCGTCAAATACAAATGCATGCGCCACCACCCCCGACTCCGCCCCAACATCCTGCGCGGCAGCCGCCCAAAAAGCAGCTAGATGAACCCGAAGAAAAGATGGACGAAGGCAACGACGGTGACAGCGCACCGTAG